The Astyanax mexicanus isolate ESR-SI-001 chromosome 8, AstMex3_surface, whole genome shotgun sequence sequence aaaaatTTGTTTGATAGAAATATTAAAGTCTGTAAGTTTGGGGGTTTTGAGGGAAAATCAATTCTTGTGTATGAATCTAGAGATTTTAGCAAAGACTATTTTTAGTTCTAATTCAGCATGTCTTTGGTTTGACAAtgtgtgaatgagcagatgaAGACTTGAGTTTGCCCTGAAacagtaacaagggggcggggtatCAAACAAAACAGGTAGGACTAGGgtaggacaataacaaaacagggccatgtgcttaaagagcacatggctaggaacacaagacaggatAACAGAAGACAGGAGCaaatgggaccaaaaaaaaggaaaaacacaagacagacatgggttAAGGTGTGACATAAGGAATGGTACCCTTTATTGTATTGATGCAGCTGCTCACCCATGGAAACCCAAGCTCTCTTTGCTCTACTGTTCCTGAGATAATCTAAAGACCACATGAAGACCCCTACTTTCATCCCTAGacacttccactgtgttataatttcactgacagttgactgtggaatatttagtagtgaggaaatttcacgactggacttgttgcacaggtggcatcctatGACAGTACCACGGTCTTTTACCTGGAAACATCTTTCTGTAACAGTGTGAAATGCAGCCTAGGCTTTAGATGTACCTGTATGGTTTGTCTGTTGTAGGCTTTTACTACGTGGAAGTTGAAGCTGTACACCCCTCTCCTCGGAGCTAAGAAGACACTGCTTTCCTGGTCAAAATGGCCGCCAACATTCACCAAAATCTGTAGAGAGGAGATATAATGTTAATAAAGAtacattaaaacaaaatgtttagctcctttgtcatacttacatttttcagattatcaagtttaatatcagacacaaataacatgagtaaatacaaaaaagtttgattatttctatgtaaaaaaaaaaaaagtaattcactGCCAGATgcgtagaatcaagaaatcatttaaatagaacctgtctggcaacatgaagcagataaaagatctaaaaaaacaatacattataccccgatctgaagaaatataaaaatataaaaacagtatgATGttcttcagaaaaagaacatcatactaaacgtaaaacatggtggtggtagtgtgtgatggtctggggctgctttgctgcttcaggacctggaaaacttgctgtaatagatgaaaccaggaattctgctgtttaccacaCAATcaatcagtttgtgaccttaagctctggtgtacttgggttctgcagcaagacaatgatccaaagcacactaACAGGTCCACATTGCTcacaaaaaaaacctaaaaaaaactaagtgaaggttttgaagtggcctagtcaaagtctgtttAAGATAATGtgtcatgatcttaaacaggtcgTTTATGCTggaaaccctccaatgtgtctgaattaaatcaattctgcaaagaaaaatggaccaaaattCACAGTTGCCAGTTGCAATTGCTATTATGATTACAGTTGTTGTTGCCAAGTGTGGCACAACCTATTTATTAGGTtttgggggcaaatactttttcacacagggctagaaattaaattatcattaaaaatgcttttttagaTTTACtctggttatctttgtctgaaatttaaatgtgtttgtttaatctgaaaaatataagtataataaaTTGTAGTGTGAATTGCTGTTCTTGCTTGCCTGGTCAAAGTAGATGATCATGGTGCGGTTGCTCATGTCCGTGGGCTCGTGGTTGGTTTGCCGGGTCGCAGAGAAAGCTACCCGCCCGGTTCCGGACCGCACTGACATGCCCAGTGCGTTGTTTGCTGGTTCTGAAGATGGTGTGGAATCACAAACCACTAAACATTTCCCCTCCAGGACAATTGGCTCAGTGTCATTCTGACCCCTGACCACCAGAGGGTCCCACAGCAGCAGCATGCCCAGTAGCAGAGCGGGCACTCCGACATGTAACTCGGGTGGCATTCTCACAGCTGGTGTAGATCTTGTAATCTGGCTGTGGGTGACTGTGTATAGTGACGTCTTTATTCTGCCAGCTCTCAACAGTCAAGAGCTGGAGGGAATCAGAACTCACCACTTTCccttttcccaccttttccttctttcccttttttcgGTTTCTCCAAGTTTAGTTGCTATTAAATAATTTGCCTGCTATGAGTTTCTCTGTATCAGGTACATTAACTCTAGAAGAACAAAGACAATGGTGTTCACAGGTTCCTTGGGGTTTCTTTCACAGGTTCCTTGTGAAATCCATCATctgtgaaaaaagagagaaagaagtgtaagaacaaaaaaagaacaaaaagttgaACAGCTATCAAGCTTAGTAGATGAAATAAAGCATTAagttatgttttttgttgttagaATAAACAGGTTATTTTATAGTAATATGAATGATGTTAGCGCCTCAAGCAGCTTGGAATGGGGGACCACCATAATCCACAAAAAAAAGGTTATCACAACCATATTAGATATAGGCCTGATAAAAGGATCCTGTATTCTATGAAATAGCATGAAAAATTGCCAATTGGCCAAGTGTcttacccattcagctgctaattagctgtatatccctatcactggtgatgccacaactccaggagggtgaagactagcacatgccttctccgacacatgtgaatttAGCCATcttctcttttcaaactgctgctgatgcagcattaccaagaaGCATCATAGCGTACTCTGAGAAAAGCACAGCaatttggttctgatacatcagctcacagatgctttgcgctgatcgacatcacccaaggagtgatgagtggaaagagcaccatctacccacccagagagagcaagaccaattgtacgCTCTCTGGGCTCCGAcaactgatggtaagctgcatgaacaggattcgaatcagcgatctcaATCTCCCAAGCATAGTGGAAGCTTTAGACCACTGGGCTGTGACACAGTCCCAGTGATCTGACATCCGATACTGTAAAGAATGTGCAGCTAGATGCCTGAAACATTAGTTAAAACCTACTTTTAAAATCCATATAACTCAATTATGGTGGAAAAGTACTGTGTATACAGACTTCTGTAAGTGAAAATAGCACCCACACAATTGCCTCCCCTTCTTTAAAGATATTTCAATAAACAATTGTTTGCCAAGAAAGCACGATTTATACCACTCTGACTTGTATATCTTTACTCTTAAATTAGGCAGAAATAGATCGAAAAAGTCGGTAAGtatccaagcttttgactggtactgtatttccaCTTGTCTGACGGAATTTACATTTGTGTTAACTATGGACAAGATTCGTTATTACTTCAGAAAGTGGTTTGAGTAATCTGATCGTAATCTGAACACTATGGGCCCTATAGGCAGGCTGTTATCAACACCACACATCTTAAAATTGGacatgtcattgtgtctttgctatcgtaacgctagacaaagtacaccttgcacggcttgaaactcgcaaaaggcatatactaattctcttaattaatcatggatgtatTTTGGGCATAACGATCAATGTGTCACTTGTGATTCTCTTTAacagccaggtgcgctctgactgcAGTGCTTCTGCGCATCTTAGCAGAAGAAAcggacctgcttgttcatgctatGAAGGTTCTGTGTACTAATGCTGAGCTCCCAGGGTGCACCTGtgtcaccaagatagcaatgaatgcctgacggatgactgttgtcagggtttttaatcagtcagtggtgcacctgtgttttccgttgccaagatagcaagaTGCCAGACATTTACTTGAACATGACCTCAGTTCAAGACCACCACCCCCATCAAAATAGGCATATTCATAAACGTCTTTGTGGAAAGTGAAAATATACaattgatggggtgtaagatagccatGAGCCTCACGATACACTTtgggcagggtgtaagatagagcctaATGTGTCCTAAAACTCCCTCaaagctggaggaagaaaccttgcaAGGAACTAAGCCTCACAAGGGGGTTCCCATCCTCCTCTGGCCTAAATTACTTATAAATCAGTGATAAAAGATATGAATGGCCACAATTATGATTCTGTAGGTTTCTCTAAAACAAAGTATTTCAGACCAGACCAACTTTTATACAATTAACCACAAAATTAATGAGATATCTGCTGAAATCTGTGTATTGTATTCATTTACTaaccaaaaatcaatatttttatcaGCATCACTACACAGAATACCTTTGCTGGCACCTGTATTTCAGCAGGTAACCTTATGAGAGGGAttatgaagaggaggaggaggaggaggaggaggagaatgagGCCATGTTGGACCAggttcagcagagggaagcagcatACAGGAGGGAGCAAGTATCAGGGAGAGAAAAAGGAACAACTCCACTGAGAGACCATCTGTCTTTCACACGCTCCCTCTCCCTCCTGACGCTCCACAACATGCAGTCCACTCTCTCCACCACCCACCCACATCCAGCATCCCCTCTCCTCACTGTTCCCCAGCATACTGCTGCCACTGCGCCTCCACGGTCTCCTGGCACGCTCAGCACCGGCCTCCCGAACATGCAAACACACTAACTATGACATATGTCCTCAGATACGTCCTGCAATAACAACCGTACCGACAACTTTCAACACAACGTCCTCTGAACAAGACCAGTACTACAATTAGCATCAGAAAAACCTGGTGTAACTATTCTGAATGGGATTTGGCTTAGTataggaatggacaataattcaatatcgcATCAATATCAATTTATATCATGATAGAAAAAGCATTCAATAAcagtgatatgattttttttttttaaattagggtGCATTACATGAATTGgcaattttttagaagtttttaggTACAAAGACCCATTGTGTCTGTTTTTAGCAGTCTGTGTCTAATATACTTTTATTATATGCTCTATATCCAGTGTTAGATATCCGattatattgtataaatgtaAAGTAAGAAAGTCATAatcatatcatccagccctagCTTAACGCTTAACTATTTGAGAGCTGTAGTACAGATTTAGATcccattttattaaatgtatgctGTATCTATATAAAACCATAAGGGACTTTTAAATTGAGAGGTTAacccatcagaaaaaaaaacaaaaactacaatCATTGATCATCACACATTACTATAAAACCAGCAAGAACCAGGAGAACCCCTTCTAAGCAAAAATGGCTCATTCATTCGTAACAATAGTGGAATCCTTTGTGGTTCTATACACAGTAGAACCATACGCAGTAATCTTTTCTTCCTTCTACTATAAATAAACAACCATTTGTGCAGCATCTATTGAAGAATCACTTTTTAAGGTGGTATAATTTCAGCTCAGAGTGGTAACTGAACACGTACAATATTGCTGTATGACAAAACGATACACAGatatatgcatataaatatagttatagaatagcattgctgtcaaacaaaaaaaacaaaacaaaaacctccaaaaacacacacaaaaacacagcaactTTACTTAAGGTTTCAATGGAggtcaatggaagtcagtgtacaAACATTGTACTAAAAGTCATTTTGCAATATTCCTATTGGTTTGTTCCTCATTTAACTGTGACAGAATTCAAATGGCCTAATTTAAATTATGGCAAAAAGttaaaaactctaaaaatatttccaatattaaaaaaaagtgcttAAATGGAAGCATTAAATTaccataaattatttaaattctcATCTTCAAGAAACATTCCACTCTTTTGCATCAAAAAAATATCAGCCTAAAATACCAGTCAAATGTGAAAACCTGTCCAAACGTAATATTTCATaaacaaataacataaaaataaaccaaaaaattaagccttttatttttagataacaaaacaaaataaaacaaggcaaaaacattcataactttcaatggaagtcaaagttAAAAGACAGATCTtgtcattttggaacatttctattggtccattcttcataATTATTCTTCAAAAAAATGCAACCTTTTCCCTAAGagtaattatatatacatatattgacaCAAACTAGGTTCACAATCACATAAGGCCTTTTTAAAAGAActgaaataatatttatattatcacTATGCCTCTTTTCTACCAGTTGACTAATTTCCAAACACAAGTAAAGTTAAAACTAcacattacttaaaatatatcttaatatataaTTTCTTATATCTTAAAATACTTGTGCACATAcccctttattattttattatactaaccgtaaataacaaaaacaaaagcacaGCTTGTAATAATATTCCTCATAGAAAAGCAGGAATAGAGTCACCTGTTAGCTGTGGCGGTATGTCCTCTCTGGTGTGGCGAGAAGAGACTGGAGAGAGTGGAGTGAAGCTCAGCAGTACTTATGCCGCCTGCCAAAGACCCTCCCTATAGCCCACCCCACACCAGCTACACCAGCTACTCCTCTCCCACCCTCcatctctgtccatctctctgtttctgtcttaaagtaaataaattatgctcaaaataaagataatatataatacagcGTCCTTAAAATTAAAATGTCAGAGCTCTTTGTGCGCACTCTTAGCATAAAGGGTTCTACAGAAAACAGGATAAAATTGTGATGCTAGTCAGTGCGAGTGTCTGTAGCACAActagcagttagtgttctcctctgaGCATGTTGAGCTGTTCAATGACGTAACTATTACTTTAAAAAGATGTAATTGGCTTACACATGCTAGCTTTCATCAAAGTTAGCATCATATGAAAGAGACAGTTATAGCTACTTGGAGCCTTATGTCAGCGATCTTGATTTAGGGGCATGTCCTGTGTCCTTAATATCCTGGGGGCGCAAAAATaagccttgcgcagctcaaaacgtgcaaaaacgagtagtcattccctttaagaggaaaGCAAAGCGTGaaaatgttcaaggggtatgaaatcttttgcaagccattgtaaATGGTCAAGATAATTAAAAATCTAAAGtcgtttttttatcattttatttataattttttcctattttctccccaatttacacggccaattaaccaacccactcattaggagtccccctatcactagtaatgccccaacacaccaggagggtgaagactagcacatgcctcctccgatacatgtggagTCAGAAACCACTTCTTTTTGaacagcattgccaagcagcatcacagcgcacttggaggacaGCGCAGTGCTGCTGACATcactgtaggagtgatgtggggagagagcgccatctacccacccggagggagcagggcaaattttgctccctctgagcgccggcagcttgatagcaaagctgcattagctggggttcgaacctgcgacctcctcccatagtggcagcactttagaccactggaccactcagcaccctaAAGTCATATTTTGAAAGTTTTGATATTATGATGATGTCTTGATAAAACTAATttgataaacatttaaaaaatatttgttgtatTATATACAGCAATTATAATGTTTACATAGGTATTAATTTAACATCACAGAATAATGAAGTAAAACACATAAATCCATTGTCCTTTTTAATTCTTCAGTATTCaactacaataaaaaagaaacaacaaaatGTTGTAATTAGCAGATTAAGGGACATCAGATTAGGAAACATTAAAAACAGAAATGGACATTTATAGATTAAACAAACTCTATGAGTTCCTGGCATTAAAATGTGCTTGTAATTTGAAAATGAGGCTAAACAAAGACAGTTTGAATCTAAATGGTAGTTAAACACTTGCCATGCAAACCAGAACCAAACCAGTaaagaatataaaaaacagtaaagcaGCCAGGGGAATCAAGTTATAACAGTATACTGTACTAGAAGgtaagatctaaaaaaaaaaaactacatcatctAGTCTATCCACTCTAAATCCATACatccaaaaaacatgatttaataaAACCACATACAGCATTAGTGTAGTCAGTGTGGTGTGGTGATGTGTACAGTTACAATTAAAGGGCCCATgtcatagaaaaaaaatgttatttatgttTGATCAAATTTAACTGTTTAACACTGTGTAGGAATATTATTTCAAAATGTGCCTTTTACTCCCCTGTCTATATCTTCTAACTTTGTGATCTATAATTAGGTTATTTTGTTGCTTTTGTGACAAGCATTCACACAtacattctgtgttttttctttttttttaatgttctgcattgtagattaatattaaagtcatctgAACtacgaaaaaaaaacatggaattatttactaaacaaaaaaaatggtttataaaaaccagaatatgttttatatttaagattctttaaaatagcatctcttgtttagatgacagctttgctcatcttggctggattttctcagtcagctttatgaggtaatgTCACCTGTaattcaggatttcagttaacagctgtgctgaactcgtcaagatttaactacttgaatttcttgcctcttaatatgtttgagagcatcagttgtaaagttgtgaagaggcagagttacaggtatacagtgaattttGTTAATCTAATAAATCACAAAGAGCAGCAAAAaggtaatgatgaaactggctctcatcaggaccgctgtaggaataaaaataaaaacattgaatgagaaggtgtttccaaaccaAGTCTTAAAAACACAGTAACAAACCACCAATTTACCTTTAAggaataaatatatgaaaatgttaggatatgggccctttaatgcTGCCGTATTATCCAGTAAACTGGGTTGATTCTTCTGACTGTGAACTAAAGGGTCCGTCAGCATCGATCAGTCATGTTTTCCTGATGATGGAGACCTGGCTGTTGAGCTCTGGTTTATAGAGGCCGAAGCCCAGGCACACGGGCTGAGAGAAGTTGGTGCGGAACTTGTGCAGGGGGAGCAGGGTGGCTGATGGCCCCACCTCTGAGAAGGTGATCGATCCGGAGGCATAGTCCAGCGAGATCGCCAATCGGCTTCCGCACATCTTAGCAGAGAGACGTGTTTTTTTTCGGTCGTGCCACGCCGCAAGCTTTCTGTCATGCTGCTGAGTCAGGCTCCATGACACCTGTTGGTGggcaaagaatgaaaaaaaaaactacacttaatataaaataattcagtgtaaaatggatttggggtttagtgaaacatgataatgagttcaaacatttgttgaatagcccacctcagtTTACCCTCATGTGTGCCTTGTTTTAACTGTCACGGctttcagaattctaccaatgaagtgtggggCTAATTtgagcttattaatggtgtaaagctagtgatttctttgcagagGTAACTCTATGCCTCCATCACTTCTATTGTAAGCATgtttagaggttagatcgggcccaaaaaccACCCCGCCCGAGCCCGTgcatgttctgcccgagcccgacccaacccgaaccataaactgtcattatgagccagacccgatccgccccataaactggctgttttctggttgtttgaatgagcgaaatatgatcagaattatgttcattaacactgtaacatagaagcatagaactattatttaattaaaatgatttttaagaacagctacacacagtgctgcaagtcaaacgcggaggagttcacgtgggagagttagggagagagagatttgcgtgtatgagctactcacaggtaaaggttctcacatactgtatctcctgtttctcttttatctcttcgtgctcatattctagtcccatacataattctgcagctccctcagtgttttccgtcgtattttgcggctagcacgagcgcttacaactaacactgcgaccgcgaggtgccgctgcgctgccgctgttgtgccgaatccgactccctgctgaaacGACTCCCGTttcagaatcggcacaacaccccccgctgcgggagtgaaaacagcgcttataaataaatttgttttttcactttcagttttcgttattttgttcattttcgtgtacaataataattggttacttagcaacattgtgattatcacaccagagctttatttaaaaaaatatatataaaataaaaataaataaataaataaataac is a genomic window containing:
- the cbln12 gene encoding cerebellin 12 is translated as MPPELHVGVPALLLGMLLLWDPLVVRGQNDTEPIVLEGKCLVVCDSTPSSEPANNALGMSVRSGTGRVAFSATRQTNHEPTDMSNRTMIIYFDQILVNVGGHFDQESSVFLAPRRGVYSFNFHVVKAYNRQTIQVSLMLNGWPMISAFAGDQDVTREAATNAGLVIMERGDKAYLKLERGNLMGGWKYSTFSGFLVFPL